Proteins encoded in a region of the Clupea harengus unplaced genomic scaffold, Ch_v2.0.2, whole genome shotgun sequence genome:
- the si:ch211-248a14.8 gene encoding uncharacterized protein si:ch211-248a14.8 — MEIHQGARKGKLSKCFTWICKRKSLALRRCLSDVLSTSGLSISSSESWKSLLLPILLFCAILLALVLYAQVERLHSFVCGIFIPQYHYPYVVPLTFAQVLIISLALLALHGVCVISLRPYSLGLGERMLVPAVCGSAQAVLEHWARANAHSGLYPLFTRLLPVLCVVWSHIFTLTATPSLYLTCLLAGVTLGSITITVAVGVHFVEPLEWVYSPLSVLLHSFSLTWMAKVAEAERRHASVFDCYFSLVVTRCFVLGFLSLLHPDGPRALGEGNWHSLLFLGYLLAILLLGALQHLLVDMTALYFSPLAAALLYAAHELALPFYSLL, encoded by the exons ATGGAGATCCATCAAGGAGCCAGGAAAGGCAAGCTTTCAAAATG CTTTACTTGGATTTGCAAGAGAAAGTCGTTGGCCTTAAGAAGATGCTTGTCTGATGTTTTAAGCACATCTGGCTTAAGTATATCTTCATCTGAAAGCTGGAAGTCATTACTTTTGCCTATACTGTTGTTCTGTGCCATTTTGCTGGCTTTGGTCCTATACGCTCAGGTGGAAAGACTGCACAGTTTTGTCTGTGGAATCTTCATTCCTCAATACCACTATCCCTATGTGGTGCCACTCACCTTTGCACAG GTTCTGATCATCTCCCTGGCGTTGCTGGCCTTGCACGGCGTGTGCGTGATCTCGTTGAGGCCGTACAGCCTTGGACTCGGGGAGCGCATGCTGGTGCCCGCTGTGTGTGGCAGTGCCCAGGCTGTGCTGGAGCACTGGGCACGGGCCAATGCCCACTCTGGGCTGTACCCTCTCTTCACACGACTGCTGCCAGTCCTCTGTGTAGTATGGAGTCATATCTTCACACTGACTGCAACACCCTCTCTCTACCTAACGTGCTTACTGGCTGGTGTCACTCTGGGTTCCATCACTATAACAG tcGCAGTGGGCGTACATTTTGTGGAGCCACTGGAGTGGGTGTACTCTCCTCTCAGCGTACTCCTACATAGCTTCTCTCTCACCTGGATGGCCAAAGTTGCAGAAGCGGAACGCCGCCACGCTTCTGTGTTCGATTGCTACTTCTCCCTGGTGGTGACGCGTTGCTTTGTGCTGGGGTTCCTGAGTCTGCTGCACCCTGACGGACCGAGGGCCCTGGGCGAGGGAAACTGGCACAGTCTGCTCTTCCTGGGCTACCTACTGGCCATCCTCCTGCTTGGAGCTTTACAGCACCTCCTAGTGGACATGACTGCGTTATACTTCTCCCCTCTGGCAGCTGCCTTGCTTTACGCTGCCCATGAGCTGGCCCTTCCCTTTTACAGCCTGTTGTAA
- the ecd gene encoding protein ecdysoneless homolog: MAADPLRGRNVPEDAVQYSLFLTKPSLTDAEDNERKLLHLKEQILTCFANLLVQYIWQKQPFSLKYQPETGSVPAHIGGCTEFGDNVEDEWFIVYLLQQITKTFPELTAKVGDNDGELLLIEAADYLPKWLNPDNSENRVFFCSGQLHIIPCPSRPGEVGWSRDKVPTISQALALLASDREACLASSKIRSALQKKLDGFPDKIQTGFHRAHCFLPAGIATVLAQRPDLLAPAVSAFYLRDPVDLQACRSFRTFLPETRVLTSVTFTRCLFAQLRQQTFKPDRRSGYSLPPCTQPQYQAHELGMKLAHGFEILCSECRTPSSEPDAPASCNPQWKSFLESLKKNDYFRGELEGSKQYKELMTSAENVFKQSFLCTPSSCVKSPGEEVLQILQSSPYDLEELKKQEKHLPPQDSDSWLELTPQDLEQILQRRAGCGASGDLGRGTGERSAAGGEEEAEQEASYSLVAVTEGMKNFINTMSSYEGAELPWFQANDPFSFDADSVTSALDKLLGAKDEELDSDDFEEEEEEEEAEEAFGFSAPQKQSGAEALDGLKSYMDQMDQELRGTNVGKSFTLPEKQEDKEANPSGAPKARPSTEQEGEEIQPLDVDLNLVTNLLESLASQAGLAGPASNLLQSMGFHLPANSDRP, from the exons ATGGCCGCTGATCCACTGAGGGGTAGAAATGTACCCGAGGATGCTGTGCAGTATTCCTTATTCCTCACCAAGCCAAGTTTGACGGATGCTGAAGACAACGAAAGAAAATTGTTGCACTTAAAGGAGCAAATATTGACCTGTTTCGCTAATCTTTTAGTGCAATATATATGGCAAAAACAGCCATTCAGTCTGAAATATCAGCCCGAAACAG GATCTGTGCCAGCACATATTGGAGGTTGCACAGAGTTTGGTGATAATGTGGAAGACGAGTGGTTCATCGTGTACCTGCTTCAGCAAATCACAAAGACCTTCCCAGAACTTACGGCCAAGGTGGGAGATAATGACGGGGAGTTGCTTCTGATTGAGGCAGCAGACTACTTGCCGAAGTGGTTGAACCCAGACAACAGTGAGAACAGG GTGTTCTTTTGTAGCGGGCAGCTGCATATAATCCCCTGCCCGTCACGGCCTGGTGAAGTGGGTTGGTCTAGGGATAAGGTGCCTACCATAAGCCAGGCCCTTGCTCTCCTGGCCTCTGACAGAGAAGCCTGCTTAGCCAGTTCAAAGATCCGTTCAGCTCTTCAGAAGAAATTAGACGG TTTCCCAGATAAGATCCAGACAGGTTTTCATCGAGCCCACTGTTTCCTGCCAGCTGGGATCGCTACTGTGTTGGCCCAGAGACCGGACCTGCTTGCCCCGGCCGTGTCGGCCTTCTACTTACGAGACCCAGTGGACCTTCAAGCCTGCCGCTCCTTCCGAACCTTTCTACCGGAGACGAGGGTCCTTACCTCG GTGACTTTCACACGATGCCTGTTTGCTCAGCTCCGGCAGCAGACTTTCAAGCCAGACCGTCGGAGTGGCTACAGCCTGCCTCCTTGCACCCAACCCCAGTATCAAGCCCACGAGCTCGGGATGAAGCTG GCCCATGGGTTTGAGATCCTGTGCTCCGAGTGTAGAACCCCTTCATCTGAGCCAGACGCCCCAGCCAGCTGTAACCCGCAGTGGAAAAGCTTCCTGGAGAGTCTGAAAAAGAATGATTACTTCAGA gGGGAACTAGAGGGCTCTAAGCAATACAAAGAACTGATGACCTCAGCAGAAAATGTCTTCAAGCAGTCATTTCTGTGCACACCAAG CTCTTGTGTGAAGTCTCCCGGCGAGGAGGTTCTGCAGATCCTACAGAGCTCCCCTTACGATCTGGAAGAACTCAAAAAACAAGAGAAACACCTCCCACCTCAAGACA GTGACAGTTGGCTAGAGCTCACCCCCCAGGACTTGGAGCAGATcctgcagaggagagcaggctgTGGCGCGAGTGGAGACCTGggcagagggacaggggagCGGAGTGCAGctgggggagaagaagaggctGAGCAGGAGGCCAGCTATAGCCTAGTGGCAGTGACTGAGGGGATGAAGAACTTCATCAATACCATGTCCTCATATGAGGGAGCGGAACTACCCTG GTTTCAGGCCAATGACCCCTTTAGCTTTGATGCGGACTCTGTGACCAGTGCTCTGGACAAACTCCTGG GAGCAAAGGATGAAGAGTTGGACTCTGATGattttgaggaggaggaggaagaggaggaggcggaggaggctTTTGGTTTCTCTGCTCCTCAAAAGCAGTCAGGCGCCGAAGCCCTTGACGGTCTGAAGAGCTATATGGACCAAATGGACCAAGAACTCAGGGGCACAAATGTTGGAAAGAGTTTCACGCTGCCTGAAAAA CAAGAGGACAAGGAAGCAAACCCATCTGGAGCCCCCAAAGCTCGTCCCAGCACTGaacaggaaggagaagagattCAACCTCTGGATGTGGATCTTAACCTAGTCACCAATCTACTAGAATCCCTGGCTTCACAGGCAGGCCTAGCAGGACCTGCATCAAACCTGCTGCAGAGCATGGGCTTCCATCTTCCAGCAAATTCAGACCGCCCCTGA
- the csgalnact2 gene encoding chondroitin sulfate N-acetylgalactosaminyltransferase 2, with translation MPRRGLPLQGRARWLLLGIFLLLVLLLFAYLLECTPPADAGLSLPGLGAEPYGREYYQAMLQEQEERHVSRANSLKRQISQLKQELQEMNEKLKALQERKEAPAGGPGLTSDKDQEPGDLLEYLHAQIDKAEVSTGARLPSEYALVPFESFTSTKVFQLEMGLTRHPEEKPVRKDRRDELVEVIEAGLDVINNPDDEDAQEEDVPMQRQTYTEGHFIEGLYRTERDKGTLYELFFAKEDSNEFRQVTLFRPFGPLMKVRSVSVEMTHTIINLIVPLSGRTETFTQFLHIFREVCILQDKRVYLTVVYFGQKGLQDVKISLQKMAREENFTDYTLLPVDEEFSRGRGLDIGAHAWKRSADVLMFFCDVDIYFNLEFLNSCRLNTAPNKKVFYPVVFSLYNPAVVYGNLELAPPIENQLIHKKDTGFWRDFGFGMTCQYRSDFLNIGGFDLEVKGWGVEDVHLYRKYLRSELIVVRTPVSSLFHLWHEKRCADELTPEQYRMCIQSKAMNEASHSHLGMLVFREEIENHLRKQAFRTQSKAED, from the exons ATGCCCAGACGGGGACTGCCATTGCAGGGCAGAGCACGATGGCTCCTCCTGGGCATCTTCCTGCTCCTGGTGTTGTTACTGTTCGCTTACCTGCTGGAGTGCACACCACCCGCTGATGCCGGTCTGTCCCTGCCAGGTCTGGGGGCTGAGCCCTATGGCCGGGAGTACTACCAGGCCATGCtccaggagcaggaggagcgcCACGTCAGTCGGGCCAACAGCCTGAAGCGGCAGATTTCCCAACTGaagcaggagctgcaggagatGAACGAGAAGCTGAAGGCCCTGCAGGAGCGCAAGGAGGCCCCGGCAGGAGGGCCGGGACTGACCAGTGACAAAGACCAAGAGCCCGGAGACCTGCTGGAGTATTTGCACGCCCAGATTGACAAGGCCGAGGTGAGCACGGGGGCAAGGCTGCCCAGCGAGTACGCCCTGGTGCCCTTCGAGAGCTTCACCTCCACCAAGGTGTTCCAACTGGAGATGGGCCTCACGCGGCACCCAGAGGAGAAGCCTGTGAGGAAGGACCGGCGGGACGAGCTGGTGGAGGTGATCGAAGCAGGACTGGATGTCATCAACAACCCAGACGACGAGGACGCACAAGAGGAGGATGTTCCCATGCAGAGACAAACGTACACTGAGGGCCATTTTATTGAAG GGCTGTACAGGACAGAGCGGGACAAGGGCACTCTCTATGAACTGTTCTTTGCTAAAGAAGATTCCAATGAATTCCGTCAAGTCACTCTCTTCCGTCCATTTGGTCCACTGATGAAGGTGCGGAGCGTGTCCGTGGAGATGACCCATACCATCATCAACCTCATAGTGCCTCTTTCAGGCAGGACTGAAACCTTCACTCAGTTCCTCCACATCTTCAG AGAAGTATGCATACTGCAAGACAAGCGAGTCTATCTTACTGTGGTCTATTTTGGGCAGAAAGGACTGCAGGATGTCAAGATTTCGCTTCAAAAAATGGCCAG AGAGGAGAACTTCACAGACTACACCTTACTTCCTGTGGATGAGGAGTTCTCCCGCGGCCGTGGCCTGGACATCGGCGCTCATGCCTGGAAGAGGAGTGCCGACGTCCTCATGTTCTTCTGTGACGTGGACATCTACTTCAACCTGGAGTTTCTCAACTCTTGCCGCCTTAACACTGCCCCTA ATAAAAAAGTCTTCTATCCAGTGGTGTTTAGCCTCTATAATCCTGCTGTTGTCTATGGGAATCTTGAGCTGGCTCCTCCCATTGAAAATCAGTTG ATTCATAAAAAAGACACCGGATTTTGGAGAGATTTTGGTTTTGGTATGACTTGCCAATACCGATCTGACTTCCTAAACATTG GTGGCTTCGACCTGGAGGTCAAAGGTTGGGGCGTGGAGGACGTCCACCTGTACAGGAAGTACCTGCGGAGCGAATTAATAGTGGTGCGCACGCCCGTCTCCAGCCTCTTCCACCTGTGGCACGAGAAGCGGTGTGCGGACGAGCTGACCCCGGAGCAGTACCGCATGTGCATCCAGTCCAAGGCCATGAACGAGGCCTCCCACTCCCACCTGGGAATGCTGGTGTTCCGAGAGGAGATCGAGAACCACCTCCGGAAGCAGGCCTTCAGGACTCAGAGCAAAGCAGAGGATTAG